One region of Drosophila subobscura isolate 14011-0131.10 chromosome J, UCBerk_Dsub_1.0, whole genome shotgun sequence genomic DNA includes:
- the LOC117893966 gene encoding LOW QUALITY PROTEIN: POU domain protein CF1A (The sequence of the model RefSeq protein was modified relative to this genomic sequence to represent the inferred CDS: substituted 1 base at 1 genomic stop codon): MAATSYMTPPSGDLDMALGGGGGGGGYHTSSPRSAADAGEMKYMQHHHHHHAAAAAAASAHHQLPSSPSPNGQGNGGGGGLGGLGPGSGLGSWSALHPDPWSLQTHHTHHHPAAAAVASAADTVKQEMSHLSQQTRIQQGMASPSPHAAWHAPHAGHYAPTGGSPLQYHHAMNGMLHHPAHAAAAAHHQSVAPLHHALRGESPQLHIHSHHMGGGDRDAISGGEEDTPTSDDLEAFAKQFKQRRIKLGFTQADVGLALGTLYGNVFSQTTICRFEALQLSFKNMCKLKPLLQKWLEEADSTTGSPTSIDKIAAQGRKRKKRTSIEVSVKGALEQHFHKQPKPSAQEISALADSLQLEKEVVRVWFCNRRQKEKRMTPPNTLGGDMMDGMPPGHMHHGGYHPHHDMHGSPMGTHSHSHSPPMLSPQNMQSASVAAHQLAAHXQSEIQESNSAAAASTPASLNSLSQQQQQQQQQQQQQQQQQQQQQQQQVLQHQQQHTPNTPSSSVGSSATMTSQVMSPQSPLGSSSAGNQTSNNNNNSTTNNNNNNNNNNNNNNTEEQVKHHQQQQQQQQQQQQQQQQQQASSIAAAAAAAMYMDPMRYQHPHHPHPHQHPHLNPAHHPHLFHTSDQLQHTHAQHLQQAAAGVASSGGSSSQLSPGAGSNSGLPLQPPSATSPGSASSVLGGHLNLNAHSAAALHQHHHYQHHHHQQHHHHQQQQQQLHARRLFELSLQFGAAAAPGAVRHFNSFGGAGGAGGE; this comes from the coding sequence ATGGCCGCAACATCGTATATGACGCCGCCCAGCGGTGATCTTGACATGGCcctcggcggcggcggcggtggcggtggctatCACACATCCTCGCCCCGTTCGGCCGCCGATGCCGGCGAGATGAAGTACATGcaacaccatcatcatcatcatgcggcagcagcagctgcggccagTGCACATCACCAGTTGCCCTCCTCACCGTCGCCCAATGGCCAGGGcaatggcggtggcggtggcttgGGCGGACTGGGTCCCGGCTCTGGTCTGGGCTCATGGAGCGCCCTGCATCCCGATCCGTGGTCGTTGCAGACACATCATACGCATCACCAtcccgccgccgcagccgtgGCCTCGGCCGCGGACACCGTCAAGCAGGAGATGTCCCATCTCTCGCAGCAGACACGCATCCAGCAGGGCATGGCCTCGCCCTCGCCCCATGCCGCCTGGCATGCCCCACACGCCGGCCACTATGCCCCGACGGGCGGCTCTCCGTTGCAGTACCACCATGCGATGAATGGGATGTTGCACCATCCGGCacatgcggcggcggctgcccaCCACCAGAGTGTGGCGCCACTGCATCATGCGCTGAGGGGCGAGTCCCCACAGCTGCACATCCATTCACATCACATGGGCGGTGGCGATCGGGATGCCATCAGCGGCGGAGAGGAAGACACCCCCACATCCGATGATCTGGAGGCCTTTGCCAAGCAGTTTAAGCAGCGAAGGATTAAGCTGGGATTCACACAGGCGGACGTGGGCCTGGCACTGGGCACACTGTACGGCAATGTCTTCTCCCAGACGACCATCTGCAGGTTTGAGGCGCTGCAGCTGAGCTTCAAGAACATGTGCAAGCTGAAGCCGCTGCTGCAAAAGTGGCTGGAGGAGGCAGACTCGACCACGGGCTCGCCCACATCCATTGACAAGATCGCCGCCCAGGGGCGGAAGCGCAAGAAACGCACCAGCATCGAGGTGAGCGTGAAGGGTGCCCTCGAGCAGCATTTCCACAAGCAGCCGAAGCCATCGGCACAGGAGATCTCCGCCCTCGCGGACTCCCTacagctggagaaggaggtgGTCCGTGTGTGGTTCTGCAATCGCAGGCAAAAGGAGAAGCGCATGACGCCGCCGAATACACTCGGTGGCGATATGATGGATGGCATGCCGCCGGGCCATATGCACCATGGGGGCTACCACCCACATCACGATATGCATGGCAGCCCCATgggcacacactcgcactcgcacagCCCCCCGATGCTCAGTCCACAGAATATGCAATCGGCGTCGGTAGCCGCTCATCAGTTGGCGGCTCACTAGCAATCAGAAATCCAGGAGTCGaactcagctgcagctgcgtccACTCCTGCATCCCTCAATAGTCttagccagcaacaacaacaacagcaacagcaacaacagcagcaacagcagcagcaacaacagcagcagcagcagcaagtgttgcaacatcagcagcagcatacacCGAATACCCCATCGTCGAGTGTTGGTTCATCCGCGACGATGACCAGCCAGGTAATGTCGCCGCAGAGTCCGCTGGGCAGCTCCTCCGCTGGCAATCAGACTagcaataataacaacaatagcaccaccaataataataataataacaacaacaataataacaacaacaacacggaGGAGCAGGTGaaacaccaccagcaacagcagcagcagcagcaacaacagcagcagcagcagcaacagcaacaggccTCCAGCAtagcagccgctgcagcagccgccatgTACATGGATCCCATGCGCTACCAGCATCCGCATCATCCCCATCCGCACCAGCATCCGCACCTGAATCCCGCCCACCATCCGCATCTGTTCCATACGAGCGATCAGCTGCAGCATACCCATGCCCAGCACTTGCAACAGGCGGCCGCAGGCGTGGCCTCCTCGGGTGGCAGCAGTTCCCAGCTCTCTCCGGGTGccggcagcaacagtggcTTGCCGCTGCAACCGCCAAGTGCGACATCGCCAGGCTCCGCCTCGAGTGTCCTGGGTGGGCATCTCAATCTGAATGCCCATTCGGCGGCGGCGTTGCATCAGCATCACCACTaccagcaccaccatcaccagcagcaccatcaccaccagcagcagcagcaacagctgcacgCACGCCGCCTCTTCGAGCTGAGCCTCCAGTTTGGAGCCGCCGCAGCGCCCGGTGCAGTGCGTCACTTCAATAGCTTTGGCGGTGCGGGCGGTGCTGGTGGGGAATAG